The Corynebacterium confusum genome has a window encoding:
- a CDS encoding bifunctional alpha/beta hydrolase/OsmC family protein, protein MQSVNVTLPSSTGLKMAGTIDFPDTPPEAFAIFAHCFAGSRHTPGASRTSKKLTDFGIATLRFDFPGLGQSEGAFADTTFHQNVADIQAAAEWLADNYHAPQLLMGHSLGGAASLAAAATGIPSLRAVATIGAPFDPAHSVLHYADKIGEVDANGAVDVVLGGRTLTISRGFLEDLAETNPVDYLSKLRKPLMVLHSPIDQTVGIDNAQNIFRVTRYPKSLVALDKADHLITKQGAAQRAADLIGAWAEQFIVPDNQPPAVAADAAEAHLAYGTKMGVVVRHNERSVTSDRLKADGGKGQGFTPEGLLMSAVAAGTAQAIKAAARGMKLDDVHVTVNQGEGANFTRSITLFGDLDTGQEKALLAAARQADILELISNARLVDEDK, encoded by the coding sequence ATGCAATCAGTGAACGTCACCTTACCGTCGTCCACCGGCCTGAAGATGGCCGGGACTATAGACTTCCCCGATACCCCGCCGGAAGCCTTCGCCATCTTTGCCCATTGCTTCGCCGGCTCCCGCCACACCCCGGGTGCATCCCGTACCTCGAAGAAGCTCACCGACTTCGGGATCGCCACGCTGCGCTTCGATTTCCCCGGCCTGGGCCAGTCGGAGGGGGCGTTCGCGGACACCACCTTCCACCAGAACGTCGCCGATATCCAGGCCGCGGCAGAGTGGCTGGCAGACAACTACCACGCCCCGCAGCTGCTCATGGGCCACTCCCTGGGCGGGGCGGCCTCCCTGGCGGCTGCCGCCACCGGCATCCCGTCCCTGCGCGCCGTCGCCACCATCGGTGCGCCCTTTGACCCGGCCCACTCCGTTCTCCACTACGCCGACAAGATCGGTGAGGTTGATGCCAACGGGGCCGTCGACGTCGTGCTGGGCGGGCGCACGCTGACTATTTCGCGCGGCTTCCTGGAGGACCTCGCGGAGACCAACCCTGTCGATTACCTGAGCAAGCTGCGCAAGCCGCTGATGGTGCTGCACTCGCCCATCGACCAGACCGTTGGCATTGACAACGCCCAGAATATCTTCCGAGTGACCCGCTACCCGAAGTCGCTGGTCGCCCTAGACAAGGCCGACCACCTCATCACCAAGCAGGGCGCCGCCCAGCGCGCCGCCGATCTCATCGGCGCCTGGGCCGAGCAGTTTATCGTCCCCGATAACCAGCCGCCGGCGGTGGCGGCGGATGCCGCCGAGGCCCACCTGGCCTACGGCACCAAGATGGGCGTGGTCGTGCGCCACAACGAGCGCTCCGTGACCTCCGACCGCCTCAAGGCCGACGGCGGCAAGGGCCAGGGCTTTACGCCGGAGGGCCTGCTGATGTCCGCGGTTGCCGCCGGCACGGCCCAGGCTATCAAGGCAGCCGCCCGCGGCATGAAGCTCGACGATGTCCACGTCACCGTCAACCAGGGCGAAGGCGCCAACTTCACCCGTTCCATCACACTCTTCGGGGATCTGGACACCGGCCAGGAAAAGGCCCTGCTCGCCGCGGCCCGCCAGGCCGACATCCTCGAGCTCATCAGCAACGCCCGATTGGTGGATGAGGATAAGTGA
- the secA2 gene encoding accessory Sec system translocase SecA2, with amino-acid sequence MGAFDWFWKAMGAQSERNDKKSKAVVTSAEDSVAQLRELDDAAVAQAGHDAIRNGEVADKPAFLAALAVAAERRLDMSPFNVQSQAVLRLLEGDVIQMATGEGKTLVGAMAATGFALTGKRVHVVTVNNYLAGRDAEWMRPLVEFFGLSVAPVTEKMTSAERRAAYRSDVIYAPVNELGFDVLRDNQITAREQTVQARPDVALVDEADSVLVDEALVPLVLAGSEPGQAPTGQITDVVGHLTENKDYIVAEDGRTVSLTDEGAQRVEKALGIDSLYSEDSIGTILVKVNLALHAKALLIRDIHYLVTDGQLQLIDASRGRVADLQRWPDGLQAAVEAKEGLEVSEGGRILDTITLQELMRRYPTVCGMTGTAVEATDQLRQFYDLRVSVIDRNKPLIREDEPDRIYSTIAEKNRAIVGEIQLLHSAGQPILVGTHDVAESEALASALEELGIQVNVLNAKNDAEEARIIAEAGERGRVTVSTQMAGRGTDIRLGGADEADHDAVSGLGGLAVIGTSRHRSSRLDNQLRGRAGRQGDPGRSVIFVSLEDDVVRQGGEDESLLARPDADGRIESKRVRDFVAHCQRVTEAQLLEIHAQTWKYNQLLADQRIIIDERRAKLLDTPQAWEELAARAPQRAAELTEAGVSEDARVRAAREIMLYHLDLGWADHLEHLDDVRESIHLRAIARETPIDEYHRIAVREFKDLAQRAVEQAVETFRTIPIDEAGAHLADAGLARPSATWTYMVSDNPLAGAGNSALSSIGNLFK; translated from the coding sequence ATGGGCGCATTTGATTGGTTCTGGAAAGCGATGGGCGCGCAGTCTGAGCGCAACGATAAAAAGTCGAAGGCGGTAGTAACGAGCGCGGAAGATTCCGTGGCCCAGCTCCGCGAGCTCGACGACGCGGCGGTGGCCCAGGCCGGCCACGACGCCATCCGAAACGGGGAGGTCGCCGACAAGCCGGCCTTCCTGGCCGCGCTCGCCGTGGCTGCGGAGCGCCGCCTAGACATGTCTCCCTTCAACGTCCAATCCCAGGCCGTGCTGCGTCTGCTGGAGGGCGACGTGATCCAGATGGCCACCGGCGAGGGCAAGACTCTGGTGGGAGCTATGGCCGCCACCGGCTTCGCCCTAACCGGCAAGCGTGTCCACGTGGTCACCGTCAACAACTACCTGGCTGGCCGCGACGCCGAGTGGATGCGCCCGCTCGTCGAGTTCTTCGGCCTGTCCGTGGCCCCGGTGACAGAGAAGATGACCTCCGCCGAGCGCCGCGCCGCCTACCGCAGCGACGTTATCTACGCCCCGGTCAACGAGCTGGGCTTCGACGTCCTACGGGACAACCAGATCACCGCCCGCGAGCAGACGGTGCAGGCCCGTCCCGACGTCGCGCTGGTAGACGAGGCGGACTCCGTGCTCGTCGATGAGGCCCTGGTCCCGCTGGTGCTGGCCGGCTCCGAGCCGGGGCAGGCGCCGACCGGCCAAATCACCGATGTGGTCGGGCACCTGACCGAGAACAAGGATTATATCGTCGCCGAGGACGGCCGCACAGTCTCCCTGACCGACGAGGGGGCCCAGCGCGTTGAAAAGGCCCTGGGCATCGACTCGCTGTATTCGGAAGACAGTATCGGCACCATCCTGGTCAAGGTCAACCTAGCGCTGCATGCCAAGGCGCTGCTCATCCGCGACATCCACTACCTTGTGACCGACGGGCAGCTGCAGCTTATCGATGCCTCCCGCGGCCGCGTCGCCGATCTCCAGCGGTGGCCGGACGGGCTGCAAGCCGCGGTCGAGGCCAAGGAGGGGCTCGAGGTCTCCGAGGGCGGTCGGATTCTCGACACGATCACGCTGCAGGAGCTGATGCGTCGCTACCCGACGGTCTGCGGCATGACCGGTACGGCGGTTGAGGCCACCGACCAGCTGCGACAGTTCTACGACCTGCGGGTCTCGGTCATCGACCGGAACAAACCGTTGATCCGGGAGGACGAACCCGACCGCATCTACTCGACCATCGCGGAAAAGAACCGCGCCATCGTCGGCGAAATCCAGCTCCTCCACTCTGCCGGCCAGCCGATCCTGGTGGGTACGCACGACGTCGCCGAGTCGGAGGCACTTGCCAGCGCCCTCGAGGAGCTGGGCATTCAGGTCAACGTGCTCAACGCGAAAAACGACGCGGAGGAGGCGCGGATCATCGCCGAGGCCGGCGAACGCGGGCGGGTGACCGTGTCCACCCAGATGGCCGGGCGCGGTACGGATATCCGCCTGGGCGGGGCGGACGAGGCCGACCACGACGCGGTCAGTGGGCTGGGCGGCCTGGCCGTCATCGGCACCTCGCGACATCGCAGCTCCCGCCTGGACAACCAGCTGCGCGGCCGTGCCGGCCGCCAAGGAGACCCGGGCCGCAGCGTCATCTTCGTCTCGCTCGAGGACGACGTGGTCCGCCAAGGCGGCGAGGACGAGTCGTTGTTGGCCCGCCCGGATGCGGACGGCCGCATCGAGTCCAAGCGGGTGCGCGATTTCGTGGCCCACTGCCAGCGCGTGACCGAGGCGCAGTTGCTAGAAATCCACGCCCAGACGTGGAAGTACAACCAGCTGTTGGCCGACCAGCGCATCATCATCGACGAGCGCCGCGCCAAGCTGCTCGACACCCCGCAGGCGTGGGAGGAGCTCGCCGCGCGGGCCCCGCAGCGGGCCGCGGAGCTGACCGAGGCCGGCGTGAGCGAGGACGCGCGGGTGCGCGCTGCCCGGGAGATTATGCTCTACCACCTGGACCTGGGCTGGGCCGACCACCTAGAGCACCTCGACGACGTGCGCGAGTCGATCCACCTGCGCGCGATTGCCCGCGAGACGCCCATCGACGAGTACCACCGAATTGCCGTGCGGGAATTCAAGGACCTCGCGCAGCGGGCTGTCGAGCAGGCAGTCGAGACATTCCGCACAATCCCGATCGACGAGGCCGGGGCGCACCTGGCGGACGCCGGTCTCGCGCGCCCGAGTGCCACCTGGACATATATGGTGTCGGATAACCCCCTCGCGGGGGCAGGCAACTCCGCCTTGAGCAGCATAGGTAATCTGTTTAAGTAG
- the odhI gene encoding oxoglutarate dehydrogenase inhibitor Odhl: protein MSENNGTSEPQVETTSVFRADLLKEMENGAAATSESGATGADQLPEGQALLVVKRGPNAGARFLLDQDTTTAGRHPEADIFLDDVTVSRKHAEFRKQDGQFEVVDVGSLNGTYVNREPRNSQVLEVGDEIQIGKFRLVFIANQD from the coding sequence ATGAGTGAGAACAACGGCACCTCGGAGCCGCAGGTCGAGACTACCTCGGTCTTCCGCGCTGACCTGCTGAAGGAAATGGAAAACGGCGCGGCGGCAACCTCGGAATCCGGCGCCACCGGTGCGGACCAGCTGCCCGAGGGGCAGGCCTTGTTGGTGGTTAAGCGCGGCCCGAACGCGGGCGCCCGCTTCCTGCTGGACCAGGACACCACGACCGCCGGCCGCCACCCGGAGGCCGACATCTTCTTGGACGACGTCACGGTCTCCCGTAAGCACGCCGAGTTCCGCAAGCAGGACGGCCAGTTCGAGGTCGTCGATGTGGGATCGCTTAACGGCACCTACGTCAACCGCGAGCCGCGCAACAGCCAGGTGCTCGAGGTAGGCGACGAGATCCAGATCGGCAAGTTCCGCCTAGTTTTCATTGCTAACCAGGACTAG
- the ftsR gene encoding transcriptional regulator FtsR, whose protein sequence is MSAVPKNTQAAGQAAKKAKTMSIGVVLGKLNQEFPEVTVSKIRFLEAEGLITPQRTASGYRRFTNDDVERLRYILTTQRDNYTPLKVIRQQLEAMDSGEVTAIVSAGQTETLVSPDKFRAPVVTRLTDGDIASQAGSDQKTVAHLVKLGLLAPDESGFFTADDVAVVQSVEALRAFGLDDRQFKSLRNNARRQADLISQVTSPVANSKSDTATLRAEEMSQQMTALVVSLHATLVKTDLRKEF, encoded by the coding sequence GTGAGCGCAGTACCAAAGAACACCCAAGCAGCAGGACAAGCTGCCAAGAAGGCGAAGACCATGTCTATCGGCGTGGTCTTGGGGAAGCTGAACCAGGAATTTCCCGAGGTCACCGTCTCCAAGATCCGATTTTTGGAGGCCGAGGGGCTCATCACGCCGCAGCGTACCGCCTCCGGCTACCGCCGCTTCACCAATGACGACGTCGAGCGCCTGCGCTACATCCTGACCACTCAGCGGGACAACTACACCCCGCTGAAGGTCATCCGCCAGCAGCTCGAGGCCATGGACTCGGGCGAGGTGACCGCGATCGTCAGCGCGGGCCAGACCGAAACCCTGGTCAGCCCGGACAAGTTCCGCGCCCCGGTTGTTACCCGTCTGACCGACGGGGACATCGCCTCGCAGGCCGGCTCCGATCAGAAGACGGTGGCTCACCTGGTCAAGCTGGGCCTGCTCGCGCCGGATGAGTCCGGGTTTTTCACGGCTGACGATGTCGCCGTGGTCCAGTCGGTCGAGGCGCTGCGCGCCTTCGGCCTGGACGACCGCCAGTTCAAGAGCCTGCGCAACAACGCTCGCCGGCAGGCAGACCTGATCTCCCAGGTCACCAGCCCGGTAGCAAACTCGAAGTCGGATACCGCCACGCTGCGGGCGGAAGAAATGTCGCAGCAGATGACCGCGCTGGTGGTTTCCTTGCACGCCACCTTGGTCAAGACGGATCTGCGCAAAGAGTTTTAG
- a CDS encoding bifunctional nuclease family protein — translation MARIALEFLGIHMLEPEEFLCALFRWNAGERVVPVWMSPIDGARVVAHLGGAQSRRPGTHELLIDVLAEQGGLESAVVTSYHEGVFILELTTGDGAVLDARMSDALILADHFDVPIEIEEEELNQVAVFVSPEDLQHYVGVEDTTPAGEAGDDLGDAADQPDSASGDAQADADFSAMMQELGMTEEDFQALDPDDFCESGRDSAGERPETTETPASDDVQDNDVTPDEDGEEGAEGS, via the coding sequence GTGGCCCGGATAGCCCTAGAGTTTTTGGGCATTCACATGCTCGAGCCGGAGGAATTCCTCTGTGCATTGTTCCGCTGGAATGCGGGGGAGCGGGTCGTGCCGGTGTGGATGTCGCCCATCGACGGCGCCCGCGTGGTCGCGCACCTGGGCGGTGCGCAAAGCCGCCGGCCGGGTACCCACGAGCTACTCATCGACGTCCTGGCCGAGCAGGGCGGGCTGGAATCCGCCGTCGTGACCAGCTACCACGAGGGAGTTTTCATCCTCGAGCTGACCACTGGCGACGGCGCTGTCTTGGACGCGCGCATGTCGGACGCGCTCATCCTGGCTGATCACTTCGATGTCCCCATTGAGATCGAGGAAGAAGAGCTCAACCAGGTAGCGGTCTTTGTGTCTCCGGAAGATCTGCAACACTACGTGGGGGTGGAGGACACTACCCCCGCCGGGGAGGCCGGCGACGACCTGGGTGATGCCGCGGATCAGCCGGATTCGGCCTCCGGCGACGCCCAGGCCGACGCGGATTTCTCCGCAATGATGCAGGAGCTGGGCATGACGGAGGAGGATTTTCAGGCACTGGACCCGGACGATTTCTGCGAGTCCGGGCGGGATTCCGCCGGTGAGCGGCCTGAAACCACTGAGACTCCTGCGTCAGATGATGTTCAAGATAATGATGTGACACCTGATGAAGATGGGGAAGAGGGGGCTGAGGGTTCCTAA
- a CDS encoding MerR family transcriptional regulator: MQEDIYAHEGNGTYVQESLFDLGPDEQVGYRVPIACQVAGITYRQLDYWARTNLVNPSIRTARGSGSQRLYSFRDVLVLKIVKRLLDTGISLQNIRLAVDSLRDRGVNDLAELTLVSDGKTVYECRSNDEVIDLLSGGQGVFGIAVPGIMKELSGTISSFPSERIDNEANVVGLDELAARRQRKSS; encoded by the coding sequence ATCCAAGAAGACATCTACGCACACGAGGGCAACGGGACTTATGTTCAGGAGTCCCTGTTCGACCTCGGCCCGGACGAGCAGGTCGGCTACCGCGTACCGATCGCCTGTCAGGTCGCCGGCATCACCTACCGCCAGCTCGACTATTGGGCGCGCACCAACCTGGTCAACCCGTCCATCCGCACCGCCCGCGGCTCCGGCTCCCAGCGCCTGTACTCCTTTCGCGACGTGTTGGTCCTCAAGATCGTCAAGCGCCTGCTGGACACCGGCATCTCGCTGCAGAACATCCGCCTGGCAGTGGACTCCCTGCGCGACCGCGGCGTCAACGACCTGGCTGAGCTGACCTTGGTCTCCGACGGCAAGACCGTCTACGAGTGCCGCTCTAACGACGAGGTCATCGACCTACTCTCCGGCGGTCAGGGCGTGTTCGGCATCGCCGTCCCGGGCATCATGAAGGAACTGTCCGGCACCATCTCTTCCTTCCCGTCCGAGCGCATCGACAACGAGGCCAACGTCGTCGGCCTCGACGAGCTGGCCGCCCGCCGCCAGCGCAAGTCCTCCTAG
- a CDS encoding VWA domain-containing protein has translation MARHANDKNNFAIAGWLIAVIAIAILVVLGLIIYLFTGNDDNGDGTDTTAQETTQAAEETATDKPAAGADKDASQAPSSEESSAPASESAASSTAAAAGAAAAAAGAAAPGAAESTLFLLDTSDQMAPYFDAAAGGVAAAADGVGGEDKAVSLWNYSSPISATATVGYRQNLGFTDGGETAGVVNNFGTGGVPQTRAAIVAAVNNAADYARESNAPARVVLVTTGTDDSLSDEDFAAQLAGAKDSNVEISVVHLGDGEVDKALEDAADYFDTVDRADDGAAVNEAISTAAGVK, from the coding sequence ATGGCCCGCCACGCCAACGACAAGAACAACTTCGCTATCGCCGGATGGCTCATCGCCGTCATTGCCATAGCCATTCTGGTGGTGCTCGGCCTAATCATCTACTTGTTTACTGGCAACGACGACAACGGCGACGGCACCGACACGACCGCCCAGGAAACCACGCAGGCAGCCGAAGAGACCGCTACCGACAAGCCCGCCGCCGGCGCGGACAAGGACGCCAGCCAGGCGCCGAGCTCCGAGGAATCCTCGGCCCCCGCTTCGGAGAGCGCGGCCTCCTCCACCGCCGCGGCCGCCGGCGCTGCCGCCGCGGCCGCCGGCGCTGCCGCCCCGGGTGCCGCGGAGTCCACTCTCTTCCTTCTGGATACTTCCGATCAGATGGCGCCGTACTTCGACGCTGCGGCCGGTGGGGTGGCCGCGGCTGCCGACGGCGTCGGCGGCGAGGACAAGGCCGTGTCCCTGTGGAACTACTCCTCCCCGATCTCCGCGACGGCTACCGTCGGCTACCGCCAGAACCTCGGTTTCACCGACGGCGGCGAGACCGCCGGCGTGGTCAACAACTTCGGCACCGGCGGCGTGCCGCAGACCCGCGCCGCAATCGTCGCCGCGGTCAACAACGCCGCCGACTACGCCCGCGAATCCAACGCCCCCGCCCGCGTCGTGCTGGTGACCACCGGCACCGACGACTCGCTCTCCGACGAGGACTTCGCCGCCCAGCTGGCCGGCGCCAAGGACAGTAACGTGGAAATCTCCGTCGTGCACCTGGGCGACGGCGAGGTCGACAAGGCCTTGGAGGACGCCGCGGACTACTTCGACACCGTCGACCGCGCCGACGACGGTGCTGCCGTCAACGAGGCCATCAGCACCGCTGCCGGCGTCAAGTAG
- a CDS encoding 3-methyladenine DNA glycosylase: MADVLAPQQWQELLAAHEARADDRMARFRHPGSYHPVYDFLFQYYPVRPSHLRAWHPGVGTRLAGDPPHAEWRDYHRAEDGTVGLDLEAFWARRGDSVDYTHRLLTQSARNPVNFDCFGLHEWAMVYRTDSPRHDLPLRLGADGTNAVVESHRLKCSHYDAFRFFTPPARPLNIRPLNRQQQPNNDQAGCVHVTMDLYKWAWKLGPLVPGEVFLDALDLAVDARVLDMEASPYDCRAWGFGVVAIETPEGKGEYVHRQRALAQRAEPIRQRLVGLIEQAQATRLGS; the protein is encoded by the coding sequence ATGGCCGATGTCCTAGCCCCGCAACAGTGGCAGGAACTACTCGCTGCCCATGAGGCACGGGCGGATGACCGCATGGCGCGGTTCCGCCACCCGGGCAGCTACCATCCGGTCTACGACTTCCTTTTCCAGTACTATCCGGTCCGCCCCAGCCACCTGCGCGCCTGGCACCCCGGGGTCGGCACCCGGCTGGCGGGTGACCCGCCGCACGCCGAGTGGCGGGACTACCACCGTGCCGAGGACGGGACGGTCGGGCTCGATCTCGAGGCGTTCTGGGCCCGCCGGGGCGACTCCGTGGACTATACCCACCGCCTGCTTACTCAGTCGGCACGCAACCCGGTTAACTTCGATTGCTTCGGCCTGCACGAGTGGGCGATGGTCTACCGCACCGATTCCCCGCGCCACGATCTACCCCTGCGGCTGGGCGCCGACGGTACGAACGCCGTGGTGGAGTCCCACCGGCTAAAATGCAGCCATTACGACGCCTTCCGCTTCTTTACTCCCCCGGCCAGACCTCTCAATATCCGGCCGCTGAACCGCCAGCAGCAGCCGAACAACGACCAGGCCGGCTGCGTGCACGTGACGATGGACCTCTACAAGTGGGCGTGGAAGCTTGGGCCCTTGGTCCCCGGCGAGGTCTTCCTGGACGCGTTGGATCTGGCCGTCGATGCCCGAGTGTTGGACATGGAGGCCTCGCCGTATGACTGCCGCGCCTGGGGTTTTGGCGTCGTCGCCATCGAAACCCCGGAGGGCAAGGGCGAGTACGTGCACCGGCAGCGCGCGCTGGCCCAGCGGGCCGAACCCATCCGCCAACGGCTTGTCGGACTCATCGAGCAGGCCCAAGCCACTAGACTGGGCAGCTAA
- a CDS encoding DEAD/DEAH box helicase, protein MTTFADLGLPRALVDTLAQQGMDSPFPIQSATIPDVLAGKDLLGRAPTGSGKTLGFGLPMLARLGGTGVSRPGKPRGLILAPTRELATQIQERLDGLAASLNLRTLAVVGGVNINNHIRQLARPVDVLVATPGRAQDLINQGYLDLSQVEITTLDEADQMADMGFLPQVKKLLALTPADGQRLLFSATLDAAVEEVVTTFLDSPVERSTAPAEAAVDTMEHYVFYVGERPQRNDVVLTIAARAGKTIMFMRTKHGVDSQTKKLRRNGINALPLHGDKSQGARTRAIEGFRDGSVPVLVATDIAARGIDISGVSLVVHVDPPAEHKAYLHRAGRTARGGESGTVVTLGMEQQRDEITQLLRKAGVGATVIDLSDSADPAHDPRLVDLTGATNPPGTPLPPPGQQPQEGSGKARKRSAERQPGTKKPRPRRGSGTRSGNRGRKKAAGSTRTKKRTGADRKNPRRK, encoded by the coding sequence ATGACTACTTTCGCCGATCTCGGCTTACCCCGCGCCCTCGTCGACACCCTGGCCCAGCAGGGAATGGACAGCCCCTTCCCTATCCAGTCGGCCACCATCCCCGACGTGCTCGCGGGCAAGGACCTGCTGGGGCGTGCCCCGACCGGCTCCGGCAAGACCTTGGGCTTCGGGTTGCCGATGCTGGCCCGCCTAGGCGGCACGGGCGTATCCCGGCCGGGCAAGCCCCGCGGGCTCATCTTGGCGCCGACCCGGGAGCTGGCTACCCAGATCCAGGAGCGCCTCGACGGCCTAGCGGCCAGCCTCAACCTACGCACCCTCGCGGTGGTCGGCGGCGTCAACATCAACAATCACATCCGGCAGCTGGCCCGCCCGGTCGACGTCTTGGTCGCGACCCCGGGCCGCGCCCAGGATCTGATCAACCAGGGCTACCTGGATCTGTCCCAGGTGGAGATCACCACGCTGGACGAGGCCGACCAGATGGCCGACATGGGCTTTTTGCCGCAAGTGAAAAAGCTTCTAGCCCTGACCCCGGCGGACGGGCAGCGCCTGCTGTTTTCAGCCACCCTGGACGCCGCCGTCGAAGAGGTCGTGACCACCTTCTTGGACTCGCCGGTTGAGCGCTCCACCGCGCCGGCGGAAGCCGCCGTGGACACCATGGAGCACTACGTCTTCTACGTGGGCGAGCGGCCCCAGCGCAACGACGTCGTGCTGACCATCGCCGCCCGTGCCGGTAAGACCATCATGTTCATGCGTACCAAGCACGGCGTGGACAGCCAGACCAAGAAGCTGCGCCGCAACGGAATCAACGCCCTGCCGCTGCACGGTGACAAGAGCCAGGGTGCGCGCACGCGGGCCATCGAGGGCTTCCGCGACGGCAGCGTGCCGGTGTTGGTGGCCACCGACATCGCCGCCCGCGGCATCGACATCAGCGGTGTGTCCTTGGTAGTCCACGTCGATCCGCCCGCCGAGCACAAGGCCTATCTCCACCGGGCCGGGCGCACCGCCCGGGGCGGTGAGTCCGGTACCGTGGTCACCCTGGGCATGGAGCAGCAGCGCGACGAAATCACCCAGCTGCTCCGCAAAGCTGGGGTGGGCGCCACGGTCATCGATCTCTCCGACTCCGCGGATCCCGCCCACGACCCGCGCCTGGTAGATCTCACCGGGGCCACCAACCCGCCCGGCACTCCCCTGCCCCCGCCGGGCCAGCAGCCGCAAGAAGGCTCGGGCAAGGCCCGTAAGCGCTCCGCTGAGCGCCAGCCCGGCACCAAGAAGCCGCGCCCGCGCCGCGGTAGCGGCACCCGGAGTGGCAACCGGGGCCGGAAGAAGGCCGCCGGCTCCACCCGGACGAAGAAGCGCACCGGCGCCGATAGAAAGAACCCGAGGAGGAAGTAG
- the gndA gene encoding NADP-dependent phosphogluconate dehydrogenase: protein MTEPKDLAQIGVVGLAVMGSNLARNFAHNGNTVAVYNRSPEKTRAFMDEHAGEGSFIASETIEDFVASLERPRKAIIMVKAGAATDAVIDQLASAMDDGDIIIDGGNANYTDTIRREQEVAARGRHFVGAGISGGEEGALNGPSIMPGGPAESWETLGPILESIAANVDGTPCVTHIGPDGAGHFVKMVHNGIEYADMQVIGEAYQLLRYGAGLSPHEVAETFREWNSGDLDSYLIEITAEVLAQDDPETGKPLVDVIVDAAGQKGTGRWTAINGLELGVPITGIAEAVFARALSSSTAQRAAAQQASLPAGTEATFESLDLDRAEFIEDVRRALYASKLIAYSQGFDEIKAGSAEHNWDVDPRDLATIWRGGCIIRAKFLDRIREAYDADPQLPALILAPYFQDELGKLISAWRRVVVAATQLGLPVPVFASSLSYYDSLRAERLPAALIQGQRDYFGAHTFQRTDKPGTYHLEWSGDRSLSQWD, encoded by the coding sequence ATGACTGAACCTAAGGATCTCGCCCAGATTGGTGTCGTTGGCCTCGCCGTGATGGGGTCTAACCTCGCCCGCAACTTCGCCCACAATGGCAATACCGTGGCCGTGTACAACCGCAGCCCGGAAAAGACTCGCGCCTTCATGGACGAGCACGCGGGTGAAGGCAGCTTCATCGCCTCCGAGACCATTGAAGACTTCGTGGCCTCCTTGGAACGGCCCCGCAAGGCCATCATCATGGTCAAGGCCGGCGCGGCTACCGACGCCGTCATCGACCAGCTGGCCAGCGCCATGGATGACGGCGACATCATCATCGATGGCGGCAACGCCAACTACACCGACACCATCCGCCGCGAGCAGGAGGTAGCGGCCCGCGGCCGCCACTTCGTCGGCGCCGGCATCTCCGGCGGCGAGGAAGGCGCCCTCAACGGCCCGTCCATCATGCCGGGCGGCCCGGCCGAGTCCTGGGAAACCCTGGGCCCCATCCTGGAGTCCATCGCCGCCAACGTCGACGGCACCCCGTGCGTGACCCACATCGGTCCGGACGGCGCCGGCCACTTCGTCAAGATGGTGCACAACGGCATCGAGTACGCCGACATGCAGGTCATCGGCGAGGCCTACCAGCTGCTGCGCTACGGCGCCGGCCTGAGCCCGCACGAAGTCGCCGAGACCTTCCGTGAGTGGAACTCCGGCGATCTGGACTCCTACCTGATTGAGATCACCGCCGAGGTCCTGGCCCAGGACGATCCGGAAACCGGCAAGCCCCTGGTCGACGTCATCGTGGACGCCGCCGGCCAGAAGGGCACCGGCCGCTGGACCGCCATCAACGGCCTGGAGCTGGGCGTGCCGATCACCGGCATCGCCGAGGCCGTCTTCGCCCGCGCGCTGTCCTCCTCCACCGCGCAGCGCGCCGCCGCCCAACAGGCAAGCCTGCCGGCCGGCACCGAGGCCACCTTCGAGTCGCTGGACCTTGACCGCGCCGAGTTTATCGAGGACGTGCGCCGCGCGCTCTACGCCTCCAAGCTCATCGCCTACTCCCAGGGCTTCGACGAGATCAAGGCCGGCTCCGCCGAGCACAACTGGGACGTCGACCCGCGGGACCTGGCCACCATCTGGCGCGGCGGCTGCATCATCCGCGCGAAGTTCCTGGACCGCATCCGCGAGGCCTACGACGCCGACCCCCAGCTGCCTGCGCTCATCCTGGCGCCGTACTTCCAGGACGAGCTGGGCAAGCTCATCTCGGCCTGGCGCCGTGTGGTCGTCGCCGCGACCCAGCTGGGCCTGCCGGTACCGGTCTTCGCCTCCTCCCTGTCCTACTACGACTCCCTGCGGGCCGAGCGCCTGCCGGCCGCGCTGATCCAGGGGCAGCGCGACTACTTCGGCGCCCACACCTTCCAGCGCACCGACAAGCCAGGCACCTACCACCTCGAGTGGTCCGGTGATCGCAGCCTGAGTCAGTGGGACTAG